From Deltaproteobacteria bacterium CG2_30_66_27, the proteins below share one genomic window:
- a CDS encoding YicC family protein, with amino-acid sequence MTGFGRGERHGEEVSVTVEVRTVNHRFLDLHTRCPGRFLSWEPKIRGIVRDTVRRGKVDLYVNVREWGKLGAGLRVDDKLLRSFLDEANRIRGEYGVGGEVTLRDLLAVPDLFQAAPAGDDPAEFLWPVVEGAVRDALEMLGRARAEEGDRMKRVLQESVARLAVLAREIRSLAAENREQAVARLRERIAALSAEAGLDPVRLHQEAAILLDRLDITEECDRLASHLTAVDALFRSPGDAVGKRFDFLVQEIFRELNTAGTKSAHAGVSALVVAAKTELEKVREQIQNIE; translated from the coding sequence ATGACGGGGTTCGGCCGGGGGGAGCGCCACGGGGAGGAGGTTTCCGTCACGGTCGAGGTGCGCACCGTGAACCACCGCTTCCTCGACCTTCACACGCGGTGCCCGGGCCGGTTCCTGTCATGGGAGCCGAAGATCCGGGGGATCGTCCGCGACACGGTGCGCCGCGGGAAGGTCGACCTGTACGTGAACGTGCGGGAGTGGGGGAAGCTTGGGGCCGGGCTGCGCGTCGACGACAAACTGCTGCGGTCGTTCCTGGACGAGGCGAATCGGATCCGCGGCGAGTACGGGGTCGGCGGCGAGGTGACGCTGCGGGACCTGCTGGCGGTGCCGGACCTGTTCCAGGCGGCTCCCGCCGGGGACGATCCGGCGGAGTTCCTCTGGCCGGTGGTCGAGGGGGCGGTCCGGGACGCCCTCGAGATGCTCGGCCGCGCCCGGGCGGAGGAGGGGGACCGGATGAAGCGAGTCCTCCAGGAGTCGGTGGCGCGTCTCGCGGTCCTCGCGCGGGAGATCCGGTCGCTCGCCGCGGAGAACAGGGAGCAGGCGGTCGCCCGGCTCCGGGAGCGGATCGCCGCGCTGTCCGCCGAGGCGGGGCTCGATCCGGTTCGCCTGCACCAGGAGGCCGCGATCCTGCTCGACCGGCTCGACATCACCGAGGAGTGCGACCGGCTCGCGTCCCACCTGACGGCCGTCGACGCGCTGTTCCGGTCCCCGGGGGACGCCGTGGGGAAGCGGTTCGACTTCCTCGTCCAGGAGATCTTCCGGGAGCTCAACACCGCCGGGACCAAGTCCGCCCACGCGGGGGTGTCGGCCCTCGTCGTGGCGGCCAAGACCGAGCTCGAAAAGGTCCGCGAGCAGATCCAGAACATCGAGTGA
- a CDS encoding guanylate kinase: protein MTRGDIFVISAPSGSGKTTICRALLARVEGLSLSVSCTTRERKPGERDGVDYYFVDEEKFGNMLESNEFLETASVFGCRYGTSRHAVEAIVSKGLDAVLEIDVQGGASVKAAVPGAVRIGILPPDWETLRARLTARARDSRQEIERRLAAARREIGELGKYDYLVVNDDLETAVRQVEWIVRARRLRRERTIGVVGRILGKEGEERDGSSNG from the coding sequence GTGACGCGCGGCGACATCTTCGTGATATCGGCCCCCTCGGGCTCCGGGAAGACGACGATCTGCCGGGCGCTCCTCGCCCGCGTGGAGGGTCTTTCCCTCTCCGTCTCCTGCACGACGAGGGAGAGGAAGCCGGGGGAGAGGGACGGCGTGGATTATTATTTCGTGGATGAGGAAAAATTTGGTAATATGTTAGAATCGAATGAGTTTTTGGAGACCGCTTCGGTTTTTGGGTGCCGGTACGGGACCTCGCGACATGCGGTCGAGGCGATCGTGTCCAAAGGATTGGACGCCGTGCTCGAGATCGACGTCCAGGGAGGCGCCTCCGTAAAGGCGGCGGTACCCGGGGCGGTCCGGATCGGCATCCTGCCGCCCGACTGGGAGACGCTCCGGGCGCGGCTCACCGCGCGGGCCCGGGACAGCCGGCAGGAGATCGAACGTCGCCTCGCGGCGGCCCGGCGCGAGATCGGGGAACTTGGGAAATACGACTACCTGGTCGTGAACGACGACCTGGAAACCGCGGTCAGGCAGGTGGAGTGGATCGTGCGCGCGCGGCGGCTTCGCCGGGAACGCACGATCGGCGTCGTCGGCCGGATCCTTGGAAAAGAGGGAGAGGAACGGGATGGCTCGAGTAACGGTTGA
- a CDS encoding DNA-directed RNA polymerase subunit omega: protein MARVTVEDCLRQVDNHFKLTVVAAKRAKQLYTGAGATIDTTGRGEKPTVISLREIAQGKVRVL, encoded by the coding sequence ATGGCTCGAGTAACGGTTGAAGATTGCCTGCGTCAGGTGGACAACCACTTCAAGCTCACCGTGGTGGCGGCCAAGCGCGCGAAACAGCTCTACACGGGCGCGGGAGCGACGATCGACACGACCGGTCGGGGGGAGAAACCGACGGTGATCTCGCTACGGGAGATCGCCCAGGGGAAGGTTCGCGTACTATAG